The sequence AACTCATCTCAACTTGTACTCTCTAGCAGTAGCTCACAATGGCAggcattaagctggtagcacTTGGGTTCATTGTCCTCATCAGCATGGGACTGGCCAGTGCTGTGAGGGTGGCTAGATACTCCAGTGCTGATGGAACGGGCacaggagggggagggggcggtGGGTATGTGAATGGTGGGGGTTCAGGGTCTGGTACTGGCACTGGATCCGGTGACAGCAGTGCAAATGGTGCCCATGCAACTGCTGGAGGGGGTGGTGGAGGGGGTGGCAGTAGCCAATACGGCGGGTCTGGATATGGTGGAGGGTCCGGATCAGGTTCAGGTTCTAGTCAATATAGTCAAGGACCGTATTCTGGTTATGGTGGATCTTCTAGCGCCGGTGGTTCTGGTGGTGGGGGTGGTGGAGGACAAGCTGGAGGTTACTGGGGATCTAGTGGTCATGGGGCTGGTAGTGGCAC is a genomic window of Phragmites australis chromosome 24, lpPhrAust1.1, whole genome shotgun sequence containing:
- the LOC133907703 gene encoding putative glycine-rich cell wall structural protein 1, coding for MAGIKLVALGFIVLISMGLASAVRVARYSSADGTGTGGGGGGGYVNGGGSGSGTGTGSGDSSANGAHATAGGGGGGGGSSQYGGSGYGGGSGSGSGSSQYSQGPYSGYGGSSSAGGSGGGGGGGQAGGYWGSSGHGAGSGTGSGSSSANNYRYGSSGSAYANGNGGGNGGGENGGTGGGNGDGSAYGNANP